From Desulfatibacillum aliphaticivorans DSM 15576, the proteins below share one genomic window:
- a CDS encoding SPFH domain-containing protein, whose translation MGLWKKLTGEFVDIVEWLDDTNDTLVFRFERYGNEIKYGAKLVVREGQQAVFINEGQIADVFTPGTYTLETRNLPILSTLKGWKHGFESPFKAEVYFCSTRQFTDLKWGTPGPVTMRDKEFGAVRVTAYGIFSMRIKDPAKFIREIVGTDGNFSTSEISSNLRGKIGMRIKEVMPETGIPILDLEGKVMMLGEMLVDRINPSFKEFGLQLTEVQVQDLGLPEEVERAIDKGGAMRAIGNMQAYTQYETASSIKDAAQNPSGTAGAGIGMGMGFSMANQMAGAMGQGQQPQQAPQQGGPGVPPPIPQAVQFYVAVGGQQTGPFDLAVIQQQIQAGQVAKDALVWKQGMAAWTAAGEVPELAGFFGAMPPPLPPQPPQG comes from the coding sequence ATGGGACTGTGGAAAAAGCTCACCGGCGAGTTTGTCGATATTGTAGAATGGCTGGACGACACCAATGACACCCTGGTGTTCCGGTTCGAGCGCTACGGCAATGAAATCAAGTACGGCGCCAAGCTGGTGGTCCGCGAAGGCCAGCAGGCCGTATTCATTAACGAAGGCCAGATAGCCGACGTGTTCACGCCGGGAACCTACACCCTGGAAACCCGGAACCTGCCCATCCTCAGCACCCTCAAAGGCTGGAAGCACGGGTTTGAAAGCCCCTTCAAGGCGGAAGTGTATTTTTGCAGCACCCGCCAATTTACGGACCTCAAATGGGGCACGCCCGGCCCCGTGACCATGAGGGACAAGGAATTCGGCGCCGTCAGGGTCACCGCCTATGGCATTTTTTCCATGCGCATCAAGGATCCTGCCAAGTTCATCCGGGAGATCGTGGGCACGGACGGAAATTTTTCCACCAGCGAAATCTCGTCCAACCTGCGGGGAAAAATCGGCATGCGCATCAAGGAAGTCATGCCGGAGACGGGAATTCCCATCCTGGATCTGGAAGGCAAAGTCATGATGCTGGGCGAAATGCTGGTGGACCGCATCAATCCCTCTTTTAAGGAATTCGGCCTGCAACTGACCGAAGTGCAGGTGCAGGATCTGGGCCTGCCCGAGGAAGTGGAACGAGCTATCGACAAAGGCGGCGCCATGCGGGCCATCGGCAACATGCAGGCCTACACCCAATACGAGACGGCCAGTTCCATCAAGGACGCCGCCCAAAATCCATCAGGAACCGCGGGCGCCGGCATTGGCATGGGCATGGGATTTTCCATGGCCAATCAAATGGCCGGAGCCATGGGGCAAGGCCAGCAGCCGCAGCAAGCGCCCCAGCAGGGCGGCCCCGGCGTTCCGCCTCCCATCCCCCAGGCGGTCCAGTTTTACGTGGCCGTGGGCGGCCAGCAGACAGGGCCTTTTGATCTCGCCGTCATCCAGCAGCAAATCCAGGCCGGGCAGGTCGCCAAAGACGCTTTGGTCTGGAAACAGGGCATGGCCGCCTGGACGGCCGCCGGCGAAGTTCCGGAGCTGGCCGGATTTTTCGGCGCCATGCCGCCTCCTTTGCCTCCGCAGCCGCCCCAGGGTTGA
- a CDS encoding two-component system sensor histidine kinase NtrB, with protein MTFLVPSMPVILIDFFGSIVMIVLSFMCVGKAQKLRARDEQNIVWTYLLWLSWGLAVFAVSRSGGHIIKQLLVMSGHSALWGTLRPYSGAINTSVFFVAGSVTLFFERVFRINRRILADKAELQESKQQLLYLNQNLENLVAARTQALALSEHRYRRIFEVSRDLILVTNRNGEILDCNPASQKALNSHGNDDAEHKPSIQRAFDNPQQWDSILQDLEERGFVLNEEAVLMRHDGATIRVLISAGLDQGEDEARDTIHFLIRDIEQKKLMEARMAQADKLASIGELSSGIAHEINNPLGIILGYTQLLLRNEDPENERHADLRIIEKHVKSCKVIVEDLLSFARGGETMKEPTDLHEVIDEVLQFLHHEPGRQDLAISKEYSLDLPLAHVDKKKIRQVIMNLVINASHAVEGRGKILLATDFNPEKGLASIWVKDNGPGIPKQNMARIFDPFFTTKPTGQGTGLGLSVSYGIIKSHGGDISVESAPGEGAAFHITLPVEPPESDIED; from the coding sequence ATGACCTTTCTCGTGCCATCCATGCCCGTGATTCTGATAGATTTTTTCGGGTCCATCGTCATGATCGTTCTCAGTTTCATGTGCGTGGGCAAAGCCCAAAAGCTGAGAGCCAGGGACGAACAAAATATTGTCTGGACCTATCTTTTGTGGCTTAGCTGGGGACTGGCGGTTTTCGCCGTATCCCGCTCCGGCGGGCATATCATAAAACAACTGCTGGTGATGTCCGGGCACTCGGCCCTATGGGGGACATTGCGGCCGTACAGCGGCGCGATCAATACATCCGTCTTTTTTGTTGCGGGCTCCGTGACCCTGTTTTTTGAACGGGTTTTTCGAATCAATCGCCGCATACTGGCTGACAAGGCCGAACTCCAGGAATCCAAACAACAGTTATTGTACCTGAACCAAAACCTGGAAAACCTGGTCGCCGCACGCACTCAGGCCTTGGCCTTATCCGAACATCGCTACCGGCGCATTTTTGAGGTTTCCAGAGACCTGATTCTGGTCACCAACCGAAACGGCGAGATCCTTGACTGCAATCCGGCCTCCCAAAAGGCTTTGAACTCTCACGGAAACGACGACGCAGAGCATAAACCAAGCATTCAGCGCGCTTTTGATAATCCCCAACAATGGGACTCCATCCTCCAGGACCTGGAGGAAAGAGGCTTTGTTTTGAATGAAGAGGCGGTCCTGATGCGCCATGACGGCGCGACCATACGGGTGCTCATTTCCGCCGGATTGGATCAGGGGGAGGACGAGGCCCGGGACACCATCCATTTTCTGATCCGCGACATTGAGCAGAAAAAGCTCATGGAAGCGCGCATGGCGCAAGCCGATAAGCTGGCCTCCATCGGCGAACTTTCGTCAGGCATCGCCCATGAAATAAACAATCCCCTGGGAATTATTCTGGGCTACACCCAGTTGCTTTTACGAAACGAAGATCCTGAAAACGAGCGCCACGCGGATTTACGCATCATCGAAAAGCACGTCAAAAGCTGCAAAGTCATTGTGGAGGATTTGCTCAGCTTCGCCCGGGGCGGCGAAACCATGAAAGAGCCTACGGACTTGCACGAAGTGATTGACGAAGTCTTGCAGTTTTTGCATCATGAACCCGGGCGCCAGGACCTGGCCATCTCCAAGGAATACTCCCTGGACCTGCCCCTGGCCCACGTGGATAAAAAGAAAATCCGCCAGGTCATCATGAATCTGGTGATCAACGCCAGCCACGCCGTGGAAGGCAGGGGAAAAATCCTTTTGGCTACGGACTTCAACCCGGAAAAGGGGCTGGCGAGCATTTGGGTGAAGGACAACGGCCCGGGCATTCCCAAGCAGAACATGGCCCGGATTTTCGACCCGTTTTTCACCACCAAGCCCACAGGCCAGGGCACAGGGCTTGGGTTGAGCGTATCGTACGGCATCATCAAAAGCCACGGCGGGGACATCAGCGTGGAAAGCGCTCCCGGAGAAGGGGCGGCCTTTCACATCACCCTGCCGGTGGAACCGCCGGAATCAGACATTGAGGATTAA
- a CDS encoding sulfite exporter TauE/SafE family protein — MFYKTQKTWMVLLIVLFLAAALIPATGMAASLEEAIAQAPKGAEAGQINMQAEPGFLGIPGAPSPSLVIGFLWAIWVGWIFSTVGAFGGIMAGVGHITVFGLADYGKGFKKTAPALNKLITDSIRVSNQWLVGLSAAVSSFNYYKMGRLVLPLGIALAIGSVAGSVLVPWLTAGKVSLKAYLGYFGLIVFVIGGFLFYETTPRGQARKKEAKSAADAFEKSAIKGAEKSMDASDMGVQVKSWSAKKVEFTFYGVEFSFNPIVPIIGGFCIAGLASFLGIGGGFLFVPFLTSIAGLPMFLVAGTSALTVFVGMIISIFTYMVVQGVTIYWPLIGVELIGIFVGSMIGPRTSKYIPDIWLKRLFVVLALYVGLRYTTKGFLGYSIVPPF; from the coding sequence ATGTTTTACAAAACGCAAAAGACATGGATGGTTTTGTTGATTGTCCTTTTCTTGGCGGCGGCGCTGATTCCTGCGACGGGGATGGCGGCGTCCCTGGAGGAAGCTATCGCTCAAGCGCCCAAAGGCGCGGAAGCGGGACAGATCAACATGCAAGCCGAACCCGGATTTCTTGGAATTCCCGGGGCTCCGTCCCCCAGCCTGGTGATCGGCTTTCTGTGGGCCATCTGGGTAGGCTGGATTTTCTCGACGGTGGGCGCTTTCGGCGGCATCATGGCGGGTGTGGGCCACATTACGGTGTTCGGCCTTGCCGACTACGGCAAGGGCTTCAAAAAAACCGCTCCGGCCCTGAACAAGCTGATTACGGACAGCATCCGGGTGTCCAACCAATGGTTAGTCGGTTTGAGCGCCGCGGTTTCCAGTTTCAACTATTATAAGATGGGCCGTTTGGTGCTGCCTTTGGGCATCGCCCTGGCCATCGGCTCCGTGGCCGGCAGCGTGCTGGTGCCCTGGCTGACCGCCGGCAAGGTTTCCCTGAAGGCTTACCTGGGCTACTTCGGCCTGATCGTCTTCGTCATCGGCGGGTTCCTGTTTTATGAAACCACCCCCCGGGGACAGGCCCGGAAAAAGGAAGCCAAGTCGGCTGCCGACGCGTTTGAAAAAAGCGCCATCAAGGGCGCTGAAAAATCCATGGATGCCTCTGATATGGGCGTCCAGGTAAAAAGCTGGAGCGCCAAAAAAGTGGAGTTTACGTTCTACGGCGTGGAATTTTCCTTCAACCCCATCGTTCCGATCATCGGCGGCTTCTGCATCGCAGGTCTGGCCTCCTTCCTGGGAATCGGCGGCGGCTTTTTGTTCGTGCCCTTCCTGACCTCCATCGCCGGCCTGCCCATGTTCCTGGTCGCAGGAACCAGCGCCCTGACGGTGTTCGTGGGCATGATTATCAGCATCTTCACCTACATGGTGGTTCAGGGCGTGACCATTTACTGGCCGCTCATCGGCGTGGAGCTGATCGGCATTTTCGTAGGTTCCATGATCGGCCCCCGGACCTCCAAATACATCCCGGACATCTGGCTGAAACGCCTGTTTGTGGTTCTGGCCCTGTACGTGGGTCTGCGGTACACCACCAAGGGCTTCCTGGGATACAGCATTGTTCCTCCGTTCTGA
- a CDS encoding molybdopterin-dependent oxidoreductase, with product MGKDVYSLCFMCSVRCPIKVNVENGHVKFIQGNPHVPGIDGALCPRGAAGTALLNDDQRLQTPLIRVGERGSGNWKPISWDEALDYVAEKLQSVIDQYGGRSLVLAERTQLATHVSKTFTKALGSPNHCTHDSLCKGSVNTACRSLFGYTDAQLGIDYKNAKRLVLYGRNIFESISVKEVRTLLQAMDNGAKLTYIDPRVTKTAVKADHYWMIRPGSDLALNYALIHVILKEGLYNKEFVDRWVSGLDELREFVQPYTPEWAEKETGIPARSIAALAREVSKDMPKVVFHFGYRGAHHENEIYFRRSIMILNSLMGSIETPGGFFFKKGPGDAGGKAARKLTEQDFPPMEPVRFDKVGTPDLPLPDKNHGAPQMLPHAILNEDPYPVKALIAYRFDPLMSIPDTALTKKALDKLDLIVTIDINYSDIAWYSDIILPESIFLERTDCIQQANGAKPQMFLRRKAVEPKYDTREGAMILKQLGERLGIGKYFPYESMEDLVKWQLEPTGFTMEDFDAKGFVAYCKDPIFQDRKDGLKIKTPSGKIEFVSSLLEDAGFPSFPPYESMPSPDQGSFRLITGRTALHTHVSTQNNVYLNEIMGENPVWIHKDKAREMGIENESRVSIRSSRGASVSKAFVTDCIHPEAVFMVHGFGHEAGRSQRSFSKGASDAALQESRMDKIGGSPALHDTFVTVTPA from the coding sequence ATGGGAAAAGATGTATACAGCTTATGTTTTATGTGCAGCGTTCGCTGCCCGATAAAAGTGAATGTGGAAAACGGGCATGTTAAGTTTATTCAGGGGAATCCTCACGTGCCCGGGATTGACGGCGCATTGTGCCCCAGGGGCGCCGCGGGAACCGCGTTGTTGAATGACGACCAGCGTCTGCAAACTCCGTTAATTCGTGTGGGAGAGCGGGGCTCGGGCAATTGGAAGCCCATAAGCTGGGACGAGGCCCTGGATTATGTTGCGGAAAAGCTCCAAAGCGTGATCGACCAATACGGCGGCCGCAGCCTGGTGCTGGCGGAGCGCACCCAGTTGGCGACCCATGTTTCCAAAACCTTCACCAAGGCTTTGGGCTCTCCCAACCATTGCACCCACGACTCTTTGTGCAAAGGCTCGGTCAACACGGCTTGCAGAAGCCTGTTTGGATATACGGACGCCCAACTGGGCATTGACTACAAAAACGCCAAGCGCCTGGTGTTGTACGGCCGGAATATTTTCGAATCCATTTCCGTCAAGGAGGTCCGCACCCTTTTGCAGGCCATGGACAACGGCGCCAAGCTCACCTATATAGATCCCCGCGTGACCAAGACGGCGGTTAAGGCCGATCACTATTGGATGATTCGTCCCGGCTCGGATTTGGCCCTTAACTACGCCCTGATTCACGTTATTTTAAAAGAGGGATTGTACAACAAGGAGTTTGTGGACCGTTGGGTTTCCGGCTTGGATGAGCTGCGGGAGTTCGTCCAACCCTACACCCCGGAGTGGGCTGAGAAGGAAACCGGCATTCCGGCGCGATCCATTGCCGCTCTTGCCAGAGAAGTCAGCAAGGACATGCCCAAGGTGGTTTTTCATTTTGGCTATCGAGGCGCGCATCATGAAAACGAAATTTATTTCCGCCGGTCCATCATGATTTTGAACTCCCTCATGGGCAGCATTGAAACCCCCGGGGGATTTTTCTTTAAGAAGGGTCCCGGCGACGCGGGCGGCAAGGCGGCCCGTAAATTGACGGAGCAGGATTTTCCGCCCATGGAGCCGGTCCGCTTTGACAAGGTCGGCACTCCCGATCTGCCCCTGCCCGACAAAAACCATGGGGCTCCGCAGATGCTGCCCCACGCCATATTGAACGAAGATCCTTATCCCGTTAAAGCCTTGATCGCCTATCGGTTCGATCCTTTGATGTCCATACCCGACACCGCCCTGACCAAAAAGGCGCTGGACAAGCTGGATCTTATCGTCACCATAGACATTAACTACAGCGACATAGCCTGGTACTCAGACATCATCCTGCCGGAGTCCATCTTCCTGGAAAGGACCGATTGCATTCAGCAGGCCAACGGCGCCAAGCCTCAGATGTTCCTGCGCCGCAAGGCGGTGGAGCCGAAGTACGACACCCGGGAAGGCGCCATGATTCTCAAACAATTGGGAGAGCGCCTGGGCATCGGCAAATACTTCCCCTACGAATCCATGGAGGATTTGGTGAAATGGCAATTGGAGCCCACGGGATTCACCATGGAGGATTTCGACGCCAAAGGTTTTGTGGCGTATTGCAAGGACCCTATTTTTCAAGACAGGAAAGACGGCCTGAAGATTAAAACTCCTTCGGGGAAAATTGAGTTCGTGTCCTCCCTGCTGGAGGATGCGGGATTCCCGTCTTTTCCGCCTTACGAATCCATGCCCAGTCCGGACCAGGGCAGCTTCAGGCTCATTACCGGCAGAACCGCCCTGCACACCCACGTGTCCACGCAAAATAACGTGTACCTGAACGAAATCATGGGCGAGAATCCGGTTTGGATTCATAAGGACAAAGCCCGGGAAATGGGCATTGAGAACGAAAGCAGGGTCTCTATCCGTTCCAGCCGGGGCGCCTCGGTCTCCAAAGCCTTTGTAACCGATTGCATCCATCCCGAGGCAGTGTTTATGGTGCATGGCTTTGGGCACGAGGCCGGAAGGTCTCAACGGAGTTTTTCCAAAGGCGCTTCGGACGCTGCGCTTCAGGAAAGCCGCATGGATAAGATCGGTGGAAGCCCTGCGCTTCACGACACCTTTGTAACAGTTACACCAGCATGA
- a CDS encoding MAE_28990/MAE_18760 family HEPN-like nuclease, with the protein MKIRSDQELVDFLAASKQKRKRELVAFVNELLLAKKKKNYNIARISRSAIVLSYAHWEGFVKDASEAYVNLVAQKSRSFSSYSNNFKALICRNELRIAKESSRKIGPHLRVVERFTEKLDESISLSTGGAVDTESNLNSEVFSNLCESMGIDYEKRWSTNGPFIDDMFSSRCSIAHGELYEPDAVYSLEVLRFVISSIDKFSTDIENAAIQKAYLQAVH; encoded by the coding sequence TTGAAGATTAGAAGTGACCAGGAATTAGTAGACTTTTTGGCCGCTAGTAAGCAAAAGCGGAAGCGAGAGCTTGTTGCTTTTGTCAATGAATTATTGTTAGCCAAAAAGAAAAAAAATTATAATATCGCACGAATAAGCCGTTCTGCAATCGTCCTTTCATACGCTCATTGGGAAGGCTTCGTTAAGGATGCTTCCGAGGCATATGTAAATCTCGTGGCCCAAAAATCTCGGTCTTTCTCTAGTTATTCTAATAATTTTAAGGCGTTAATTTGTAGGAATGAACTGAGAATCGCAAAGGAGAGCAGTCGGAAAATAGGCCCTCATTTAAGAGTTGTGGAGAGATTTACAGAGAAATTGGATGAATCAATATCTCTTTCTACTGGGGGAGCTGTTGATACGGAGTCAAATTTAAACTCAGAAGTGTTCAGCAACTTATGTGAGAGCATGGGGATAGACTATGAAAAAAGATGGTCAACAAACGGGCCTTTCATTGATGATATGTTCAGTAGTCGCTGTAGTATCGCCCATGGAGAGCTTTATGAACCTGATGCTGTATACTCACTAGAAGTCTTACGTTTTGTTATCTCATCAATTGATAAATTTTCCACTGATATTGAAAATGCTGCGATCCAAAAGGCTTATTTACAAGCTGTTCACTGA
- a CDS encoding DUF262 domain-containing protein produces the protein MSLDQQIQDNAVNVQTTSYSMSVNELVSMYREGELELHPEFQRFFRWSVEQKSRLVESLLLGIPIPPIFVSEREDGKWDVIDGVQRLSTIFQLMGELKDENGVYRDALTLTKTHYLEDLEGKAWSDENSDRELSDASKIRIKRARWDVNIVRSTSDQDVKYEVFQRLNRGGAEATDQEVRNCMIVMANPDYFEWINRIAKYESFQNCLMLTDKALEEAFDLELVIRFVTFVRKSIDDLRTIDELGAYLNREAINQAKDGDFDREHFESIFMQTFDFLYETTGGNSFRKFKEKYYGPMLVTLFEVVGIGIAHRLLMGENLPDMDLFVEKHRELWDILAELPFHGSGVRASTRIPETIKFGRGWVQFED, from the coding sequence GTGTCCCTTGACCAACAAATTCAGGATAATGCGGTTAATGTCCAGACAACATCGTATTCAATGTCTGTAAACGAGCTTGTTTCCATGTACAGAGAAGGAGAACTTGAACTCCATCCTGAATTCCAGCGATTTTTTAGGTGGTCGGTTGAACAAAAATCAAGGTTGGTTGAGTCTTTATTACTTGGAATTCCAATTCCTCCAATTTTTGTCTCTGAAAGGGAAGATGGAAAATGGGATGTAATCGATGGGGTGCAAAGATTGTCAACTATTTTTCAACTCATGGGCGAGCTTAAAGATGAGAACGGTGTGTATAGAGACGCGCTTACATTGACTAAGACCCATTATTTAGAGGATTTGGAAGGAAAAGCATGGAGTGACGAAAATTCTGACCGTGAACTGTCTGATGCATCCAAGATTAGGATTAAGAGGGCTCGCTGGGATGTGAATATAGTAAGAAGTACGAGTGATCAAGATGTCAAATATGAGGTATTTCAAAGGCTAAATAGAGGGGGGGCGGAAGCTACAGATCAAGAGGTTCGTAATTGTATGATTGTTATGGCTAACCCTGACTATTTCGAATGGATAAATCGAATTGCGAAATATGAATCTTTTCAAAATTGTTTAATGTTGACTGATAAGGCCTTGGAAGAAGCATTTGATTTGGAATTAGTAATTCGATTTGTTACTTTTGTGAGAAAATCAATAGATGATTTAAGAACAATCGATGAGCTTGGAGCATACCTAAATCGTGAAGCCATCAATCAGGCAAAGGATGGTGATTTTGATCGTGAACATTTTGAGTCAATCTTCATGCAAACATTTGATTTTTTATATGAAACTACGGGTGGTAATAGCTTTCGGAAGTTTAAGGAAAAGTACTATGGTCCGATGTTAGTTACTCTTTTTGAAGTTGTTGGTATCGGGATAGCTCATCGCCTTCTTATGGGGGAAAACTTACCAGACATGGACTTGTTTGTAGAGAAACACAGGGAATTGTGGGACATTTTAGCCGAGTTGCCTTTTCATGGATCTGGAGTAAGAGCCTCAACAAGAATTCCAGAAACAATTAAATTTGGGCGTGGGTGGGTTCAATTTGAAGATTAG
- a CDS encoding sigma-54-dependent transcriptional regulator, which translates to MKRRLLIVDDEPDMLHLLKRSLEPDLDCVVETAASGLEAMEILGQDRFDLILADIKMPKMDGLELLEKVQAQYPDQTMVMMTGHGSIDVAVQAIQKGAYDFVTKPFDHEALVVRLEKALERSKLIAENRRLVRWCGQQRAFENMVGQSPAMQTVFDTIKTVSQTDMTVLITGESGTGKELAARAIHSLSPRSSGPFVAINCPTVPENILESELFGYKKGAFTHASTSRQGLFEEANGGTLFLDEIGDVTPSIQTKLLRVLQEKEIKPLGSNKSRKVNVRIVASTNQDLQKRIDEGLFREDFFYRLAVVPVVMPPLRERNGDVPLIAAHLAAKHCKDLGKLPVTLSPNFVNWLENQTWTGNVRELENTIIQAILFSEEGTLEPPKTAPAATQSSSRISGPDLSAQSYKEAKESILEAFHKDYLGALLKETGGNVTQAAKNCGMERQNLQQILRRYNISAQDFRD; encoded by the coding sequence ATGAAAAGACGCCTGCTCATAGTGGATGACGAGCCCGACATGCTCCACCTGCTCAAACGCAGCCTGGAGCCGGACCTGGACTGCGTCGTGGAAACCGCCGCCTCCGGCCTGGAAGCCATGGAGATTCTGGGACAGGACCGGTTCGACCTCATCCTGGCGGATATCAAAATGCCCAAAATGGACGGTTTGGAGCTTTTGGAAAAGGTGCAGGCCCAATATCCGGACCAGACCATGGTCATGATGACCGGACACGGAAGCATTGACGTGGCCGTTCAGGCCATCCAAAAAGGCGCCTACGATTTTGTGACCAAACCCTTTGATCACGAAGCCCTGGTGGTCCGTCTGGAAAAAGCCTTGGAGCGCAGCAAGCTGATTGCCGAAAACCGCCGCCTCGTCCGCTGGTGCGGCCAGCAGCGCGCCTTTGAAAATATGGTGGGCCAAAGCCCAGCCATGCAAACGGTGTTCGACACCATCAAGACCGTCTCCCAGACCGACATGACCGTGCTCATCACCGGCGAGTCAGGCACGGGCAAGGAATTGGCCGCCCGGGCTATCCATTCCCTCAGTCCCCGATCCTCCGGCCCTTTTGTGGCCATCAACTGCCCTACGGTGCCGGAAAACATCCTGGAAAGCGAGTTGTTCGGATATAAAAAAGGCGCCTTCACCCACGCCTCGACCAGCCGTCAGGGTCTTTTTGAGGAAGCCAACGGAGGCACTTTGTTCCTGGACGAAATCGGGGACGTGACGCCCTCCATCCAGACCAAGCTGCTGCGGGTTTTACAGGAAAAGGAAATCAAGCCGTTGGGGTCCAATAAATCCCGCAAGGTGAACGTGCGCATTGTGGCTTCCACCAACCAGGATTTGCAAAAGCGCATTGACGAAGGCCTGTTCCGGGAGGATTTTTTCTATCGCCTGGCCGTGGTGCCTGTGGTCATGCCTCCCTTGCGGGAGCGCAACGGCGACGTGCCGCTTATCGCCGCCCATCTGGCGGCCAAGCATTGCAAGGATCTGGGCAAACTGCCCGTGACCTTGTCTCCGAACTTTGTAAACTGGCTGGAAAATCAAACCTGGACGGGCAACGTGCGGGAGTTGGAGAACACCATCATCCAGGCTATTTTGTTTTCGGAAGAGGGAACGCTCGAGCCGCCCAAGACCGCTCCCGCGGCAACGCAGTCTTCATCCAGAATTTCCGGCCCGGACCTGTCCGCCCAATCTTACAAGGAAGCCAAGGAAAGCATCCTGGAGGCTTTTCATAAGGATTACCTGGGCGCCCTGCTTAAGGAAACCGGAGGCAACGTGACCCAGGCCGCCAAGAATTGCGGCATGGAGCGCCAGAATCTCCAGCAAATCCTCCGCCGCTACAACATTTCCGCCCAGGATTTCAGGGATTAA